In one window of Pseudomonas benzenivorans DNA:
- a CDS encoding co-chaperone GroES: protein MKLRPLHDRVVIRRSEEETKTAGGIVLPGSAAEKPNQGEIVAVGTGRVLDNGEVRPLAVKVGDKVVFGPYSGSNTVKVDGEDLLVMGENEILAVIEA, encoded by the coding sequence ATGAAGCTTCGTCCTCTGCATGACCGCGTCGTGATCCGTCGCAGCGAAGAAGAAACCAAAACCGCGGGCGGCATCGTGCTGCCGGGTTCCGCTGCCGAGAAGCCGAACCAGGGCGAGATCGTCGCCGTCGGCACCGGTCGCGTGCTGGACAACGGCGAAGTCCGTCCGCTGGCCGTCAAGGTCGGCGACAAGGTGGTGTTCGGCCCTTACTCCGGCAGCAACACCGTCAAGGTCGACGGCGAAGACCTGCTGGTGATGGGCGAGAACGAAATCCTCGCCGTCATCGAAGCCTGA
- a CDS encoding SDR family oxidoreductase yields MQLKDKVIIITGGCQGLGRAMGEYLAAKGAKLALVDLNQDKLDEAVAACKAAGGEARSYICNVADEEQVTHMVAQVAADFGAINGLVNNAGILRDGLTLKVKDGEISKMSLAQWQAVIDVNLTGVFLCTREVAAKMIELQNQGAIVNISSISRAGNMGQANYSAAKAGVAADTVVWAKELARYGIRVAGVAPGFIETEMTLGMKPEALDKMTAGIPLRRMGKPAEIAHSVAYILENDYYTGRILELDGGLRL; encoded by the coding sequence ATGCAACTCAAAGACAAAGTCATCATCATCACCGGCGGCTGCCAGGGCCTGGGCCGGGCCATGGGCGAGTACCTGGCGGCCAAGGGCGCCAAACTGGCCCTGGTCGACCTGAACCAGGACAAGCTCGACGAGGCCGTGGCCGCCTGCAAGGCCGCCGGCGGCGAGGCCCGCAGCTATATCTGCAACGTCGCCGACGAGGAGCAGGTGACCCACATGGTCGCCCAGGTCGCCGCCGACTTCGGCGCGATCAACGGCCTGGTGAACAACGCCGGGATCCTGCGCGACGGCCTGACCCTCAAGGTCAAGGACGGCGAGATCAGCAAGATGAGCCTGGCCCAGTGGCAGGCGGTGATCGACGTCAACCTGACCGGCGTGTTCCTCTGCACCCGCGAAGTGGCGGCGAAGATGATCGAGCTGCAGAACCAGGGCGCCATCGTCAACATCTCCTCGATCTCCCGGGCCGGCAACATGGGCCAGGCCAACTACTCCGCCGCCAAGGCCGGCGTCGCCGCCGACACCGTAGTCTGGGCCAAGGAACTGGCGCGCTACGGCATTCGCGTCGCCGGCGTGGCGCCGGGCTTCATCGAGACCGAGATGACCCTGGGCATGAAGCCCGAGGCCCTGGACAAGATGACCGCCGGCATTCCGCTGCGGCGCATGGGCAAGCCCGCCGAGATCGCCCACTCGGTGGCCTACATCCTGGAGAACGACTACTACACCGGGCGCATCCTGGAGCTGGATGGCGGCCTGCGCCTGTAG
- a CDS encoding DUF481 domain-containing protein, with protein sequence MLLRILLFPVLLTLAAPLWADTVWLANGDRLSGEIVLLDGGKLALKTRYAGQVLIDWQDIDTLRSDKPLLLRRQGLDSQHSQQLAAAGSGMVRVLGEKTETVPLASITRLVPPRPLLRDRVWEGNLDAKLDMERNENASDEWQVKGSSRFEHGRWRHVLAGELERETKNGSVVDDNWRLEYDLDRFFSQHWFWRTGVEQQEDGFEFFSRQRIVGSGPGHRFWDDELGRFDLIGQFNRVQLWFQGGDLAFNSLSLEWDYKRLLWGTRLELFSNAELQVPEIEAVDYVFDSEFGLRYRLNSWARLSLLYELEQIRGFGQSTSERHYLIGLGVGW encoded by the coding sequence ATGGTTGGCCAATGGTGACCGTCTGAGCGGCGAGATCGTGCTGCTCGACGGCGGCAAGCTGGCCCTGAAGACCCGCTATGCCGGGCAGGTGCTCATCGACTGGCAGGATATCGACACCCTGCGTTCGGACAAACCCCTGCTGCTGCGCCGTCAAGGGTTGGACAGCCAACACAGCCAACAGTTGGCTGCGGCCGGCAGCGGCATGGTGCGGGTGCTCGGGGAGAAGACCGAAACCGTGCCTTTGGCCAGCATCACCCGGCTGGTGCCGCCGCGTCCGCTGCTGCGGGATCGGGTGTGGGAGGGCAACCTCGACGCCAAGCTGGATATGGAGCGCAACGAGAATGCCAGCGACGAGTGGCAGGTCAAGGGCAGCAGCCGCTTCGAGCACGGGCGCTGGCGCCATGTGCTGGCCGGCGAGCTGGAACGGGAAACCAAGAATGGCAGCGTGGTCGACGATAACTGGCGGCTGGAGTACGACCTCGACCGATTCTTCAGCCAGCACTGGTTCTGGCGTACCGGGGTCGAGCAGCAGGAAGACGGCTTCGAGTTCTTCAGCCGCCAGCGCATAGTCGGCAGTGGACCGGGTCACCGTTTCTGGGACGACGAACTGGGGCGCTTCGACCTGATCGGCCAGTTCAATCGGGTGCAGTTGTGGTTCCAGGGCGGCGATTTGGCGTTCAATTCCCTTTCTCTGGAGTGGGACTACAAGCGCCTGTTGTGGGGGACCCGTCTGGAACTCTTCAGCAACGCCGAGTTGCAGGTGCCGGAGATCGAGGCGGTCGACTACGTGTTCGACAGCGAGTTCGGCCTGCGCTATCGCCTGAACAGCTGGGCGCGCCTGTCGCTGCTGTACGAACTGGAGCAGATACGTGGCTTCGGCCAGAGCACGTCCGAGCGCCACTACCTGATCGGTCTGGGCGTCGGCTGGTAG
- a CDS encoding FxsA family protein, whose protein sequence is MRVFLLLFLLFPILELAVLIKVGGAIGVLPTLLLVIATAILGSVLLRVAGVATAWRAREKLARGELPEQEMLEGLLIAVGGGLLLLPGFISDIFGLFCLIPFTRRLLVAKLRQRAAEQAMRQRAFADDLAARSGPARPGAKQSNAARPNVLEGEYERRD, encoded by the coding sequence ATGCGCGTTTTCCTGTTGTTGTTCCTGCTGTTCCCGATCCTCGAACTGGCCGTGCTGATCAAGGTGGGGGGCGCCATCGGCGTGTTGCCGACCCTGTTGCTGGTGATCGCCACGGCCATTCTCGGCAGCGTGCTGTTGCGCGTGGCCGGCGTCGCCACCGCCTGGCGCGCCCGCGAGAAGCTGGCCCGCGGCGAGCTGCCCGAGCAGGAAATGCTCGAAGGCCTGCTGATCGCCGTGGGCGGGGGGCTGTTGCTGCTACCGGGCTTTATCAGCGACATCTTCGGCCTGTTCTGCCTGATTCCCTTCACCCGTCGCCTGCTGGTCGCCAAGCTGCGCCAGCGCGCCGCCGAGCAGGCCATGCGTCAGCGCGCCTTCGCCGACGACCTGGCCGCACGTTCCGGACCCGCTCGGCCGGGTGCCAAGCAGTCGAACGCGGCCCGGCCGAATGTGCTGGAGGGCGAATACGAGCGCCGCGACTAG
- the groL gene encoding chaperonin GroEL (60 kDa chaperone family; promotes refolding of misfolded polypeptides especially under stressful conditions; forms two stacked rings of heptamers to form a barrel-shaped 14mer; ends can be capped by GroES; misfolded proteins enter the barrel where they are refolded when GroES binds), whose product MAAKEVKFGDSARKKMLSGVNVLADAVKATLGPKGRNVVLEKSFGAPTITKDGVSVAKEIELKDRFENMGAQLVKDVASKANDEAGDGTTTATVLAQAIVNEGLKAVAAGMNPMDLKRGIDKATIAIVKELKELSKPCADTKAIAQVGTISANSDSSIGDIIAQAMEKVGKEGVITVEEGSGLENELSVVEGMQFDRGYLSPYFINKPDTMVAELDSPLLLLVDKKISNIREMLPVLEAVAKAGKPLLIVAEDVEGEALATLVVNNMRGIVKVAAVKAPGFGDRRKAMLQDIAILTGGTVISEEVGLSLEGATLEHLGNAKRVVLSKENTTIIDGAGQQADIEARVAQIRKQVEDTTSDYDKEKLQERLAKLAGGVAVIKVGAGTEVEMKEKKARVEDALHATRAAVEEGVVPGGGVALVRALQAISELKGENDDQNVGIALLRRAVEAPLRQIVANAGDEPSVVVDKVKQGEGNYGYNAATGVYGDMIEMGILDPAKVTRSALQAAASIGSLMITTEAMIAEVVDDKAAPAMPDMGGMGGMGGMGGMM is encoded by the coding sequence ATGGCAGCTAAAGAAGTCAAATTCGGCGACTCCGCCCGCAAGAAGATGCTCTCCGGCGTCAACGTCCTGGCCGACGCGGTCAAGGCCACCCTCGGCCCGAAAGGCCGCAACGTGGTGCTGGAGAAGAGCTTCGGCGCTCCGACCATCACCAAGGACGGCGTGTCCGTGGCCAAGGAAATCGAGCTGAAGGACCGCTTCGAGAACATGGGCGCCCAGCTGGTCAAGGACGTCGCCTCCAAGGCCAACGACGAGGCCGGTGACGGCACCACCACCGCTACCGTCCTGGCTCAGGCCATCGTCAACGAAGGCCTCAAGGCCGTCGCTGCCGGCATGAACCCGATGGATCTGAAGCGCGGTATCGACAAGGCCACCATCGCCATCGTCAAGGAGCTCAAGGAGCTGTCCAAACCGTGCGCCGACACCAAGGCCATCGCCCAGGTCGGCACCATCTCTGCCAACTCCGACAGCTCCATCGGCGACATCATCGCCCAGGCCATGGAGAAGGTCGGCAAGGAAGGCGTGATCACCGTCGAGGAAGGTTCGGGTCTGGAGAACGAACTGTCCGTCGTCGAAGGCATGCAGTTCGACCGCGGCTACCTGTCGCCCTACTTCATCAACAAGCCGGACACCATGGTGGCCGAGCTGGATAGCCCGCTGTTGCTGCTGGTCGACAAGAAGATCTCCAACATCCGCGAAATGCTGCCGGTACTGGAAGCCGTGGCCAAAGCCGGCAAGCCACTGCTGATCGTTGCCGAAGACGTCGAGGGCGAAGCTCTGGCCACCCTGGTGGTCAACAACATGCGCGGCATCGTCAAGGTCGCCGCGGTCAAGGCGCCGGGCTTCGGCGATCGTCGCAAGGCCATGCTGCAGGACATCGCCATCCTCACCGGCGGTACCGTCATCTCCGAAGAAGTCGGCCTGAGCCTGGAAGGCGCCACCCTGGAGCACCTGGGTAACGCCAAGCGCGTGGTACTGAGCAAGGAAAACACCACCATCATCGACGGTGCCGGCCAGCAAGCCGACATCGAAGCCCGCGTGGCGCAGATCCGCAAGCAGGTCGAAGACACCACTTCCGACTACGACAAGGAGAAGCTGCAAGAGCGTCTGGCCAAGCTGGCCGGCGGTGTTGCCGTGATCAAGGTCGGTGCCGGCACCGAAGTCGAGATGAAAGAGAAGAAGGCCCGCGTCGAAGACGCCCTGCACGCCACCCGTGCAGCCGTCGAAGAAGGCGTGGTGCCTGGCGGTGGCGTGGCCCTGGTGCGCGCACTGCAGGCCATCAGCGAGCTGAAGGGCGAGAACGACGACCAAAACGTCGGTATCGCGCTGCTGCGCCGCGCCGTCGAAGCGCCGCTGCGCCAGATCGTCGCCAACGCCGGCGACGAGCCGAGCGTGGTGGTCGACAAGGTCAAGCAGGGCGAAGGCAACTACGGCTACAACGCCGCCACCGGCGTGTACGGCGACATGATCGAGATGGGTATCCTCGATCCGGCCAAGGTCACCCGTTCGGCCCTGCAGGCCGCCGCCTCCATCGGCAGCCTGATGATCACCACCGAAGCGATGATCGCCGAAGTGGTCGACGACAAGGCCGCTCCGGCCATGCCGGACATGGGCGGCATGGGCGGCATGGGCGGTATGGGCGGCATGATGTAA
- a CDS encoding DUF481 domain-containing protein: MYSRSLLCLALTLAASPLLADTVWLKNGDRLTGKIKFFDGGKLLLQTDYGGAITLDWKKVATLESDQELLIKEDAVSGERAKSLHAAEPGRVILANGETPRTVELASIQQIMKPKPLVEDLTWKGNVDAALDYKRGESATDDYDIDLKTQARHGLWRHGAEAGYNRQYQDGVVASDNWNAEYALDRFLDEHWFWQGRLEYKHDQIEELERQRTLGTGPGYQFWDNELGAFSVTGLLNRSDYLFADGQKENFYALSTKWDYNRYLVGKSIELFSSGEVGKPLASVADYTLDAEVGLRYKVNSWASLNMKAEKDLVSGADGELDETHYSLGFGVGW, translated from the coding sequence ATGTATTCCCGATCCCTGCTGTGCCTGGCCCTTACCCTGGCCGCTTCTCCGCTGCTGGCCGATACCGTCTGGTTGAAGAACGGCGATCGCCTGACCGGCAAGATCAAGTTCTTCGACGGCGGCAAGTTGTTGCTGCAAACCGACTACGGTGGCGCTATCACCCTGGACTGGAAGAAGGTCGCCACCCTGGAGAGCGATCAGGAACTGCTGATCAAGGAAGACGCGGTGAGCGGCGAGCGCGCCAAGAGTCTGCATGCCGCCGAGCCGGGCAGGGTCATCCTGGCCAACGGCGAGACGCCGCGCACCGTCGAATTGGCCAGCATCCAGCAGATCATGAAGCCCAAGCCACTGGTCGAGGATCTGACCTGGAAGGGCAATGTCGATGCGGCGCTGGACTACAAGCGCGGCGAGTCCGCCACCGATGACTATGACATCGACCTGAAGACCCAGGCTCGCCATGGTCTGTGGCGGCATGGCGCCGAAGCCGGCTACAACCGCCAGTACCAGGATGGCGTAGTGGCCAGCGACAATTGGAATGCCGAGTACGCCCTGGACCGTTTCCTCGACGAACACTGGTTCTGGCAGGGGCGCCTGGAATACAAGCATGACCAGATCGAGGAGTTGGAGCGCCAGCGCACCCTGGGTACCGGGCCGGGTTACCAGTTCTGGGACAACGAGTTGGGCGCCTTCTCGGTCACCGGGCTGCTCAACCGCAGCGACTACCTGTTCGCCGACGGCCAGAAGGAGAACTTCTACGCCCTGAGCACCAAGTGGGACTACAACCGCTACCTGGTCGGCAAGAGCATCGAGCTGTTCAGCAGCGGCGAGGTCGGTAAGCCGCTGGCCAGCGTCGCCGACTACACCCTGGATGCCGAGGTCGGCCTGCGCTACAAGGTCAACAGCTGGGCCTCGCTGAACATGAAGGCGGAGAAGGACCTGGTCAGCGGCGCCGACGGCGAGCTGGACGAGACCCATTACAGCCTGGGCTTCGGCGTCGGCTGGTGA
- a CDS encoding HugZ family pyridoxamine 5'-phosphate oxidase, with protein sequence MSVKAGKHARELLLKEYRGVLSTHSKAMPGFPFGSVVPYCLDAQGWPLILISRIAQHTHNLGQDAKCSLLVGERGAEDVQAVGRLTLLAEARQLCDEAAIEAAATRYYRFFPESQDYHRVHDFDFWRLEPVRWRYIGGFGAIHWLEQVALANPFAGDVEVDMLEHMNRDHAAAIAHYVELGGLPRHAPAELVGIDGEGFHLRIGQALHWLPFPVPCDSPGAVRQALVQLARAAVWPTDGVAAP encoded by the coding sequence GTGAGCGTGAAAGCCGGCAAGCATGCCCGAGAATTGCTGCTCAAGGAATACCGGGGGGTGCTGTCCACCCATTCGAAAGCCATGCCGGGCTTTCCATTCGGATCGGTGGTGCCCTACTGCCTGGATGCCCAGGGCTGGCCGCTGATCCTGATCAGCCGCATCGCCCAGCACACCCATAACCTCGGGCAGGACGCCAAGTGCTCACTGTTGGTCGGCGAGCGCGGCGCCGAAGATGTGCAGGCGGTCGGCCGTCTCACTCTGCTCGCCGAAGCGCGACAGTTGTGTGACGAGGCGGCCATCGAAGCGGCGGCGACGCGCTATTACCGTTTCTTTCCCGAGTCGCAGGACTATCACCGCGTCCACGACTTCGATTTCTGGCGCCTGGAACCGGTGCGTTGGCGCTATATCGGCGGCTTCGGTGCCATCCACTGGCTGGAGCAGGTGGCCCTGGCCAACCCCTTCGCCGGGGACGTCGAGGTCGACATGCTCGAGCACATGAACCGCGATCACGCCGCGGCCATCGCCCATTACGTCGAGCTGGGCGGTCTGCCGCGCCACGCCCCGGCCGAATTGGTCGGCATCGATGGCGAGGGGTTCCACCTGCGTATCGGCCAGGCCCTGCACTGGCTGCCCTTCCCGGTGCCCTGCGACAGCCCGGGGGCGGTGCGCCAGGCGCTGGTGCAACTGGCCCGTGCCGCGGTCTGGCCGACCGACGGTGTCGCTGCGCCTTGA